Below is a genomic region from Isosphaeraceae bacterium EP7.
TCCGGGAGACGATCCAGAACAGCTCGACCTTGAAGGCGTCGTTCAGCGTCAGGGCCGGGTCGCCGCCCGCCCCCAGGTAGCTGGCGTTCCGGAGTTCGGCGGGCAGGTAGAGCCCCCGCATCCGCGCATTGTTGATGATCCCGGACAGGCTCCCCTTGGGCCGGGCCGAGGCCTCGGCCACCTCGGCGGCGGTCGGCGGCGGCAGCGGGAGCCGGGGCACCGAGTGCTTCGACCCCTCCAGGATTCGCTTCATTTCCGGCCGCGTGGCCGGCACGATCGGCGTCTCGTCGGCCGGGGCGACGGCCGGTATCAGCAGGACGGCGGCGGCCAGGCCGCGGGTCAGGTAAGTCATGAGGAAGTGCTCTCGCCAGGGATGACCGATGAAGAATCCGACGACGCTGCGTTCGACCTCAGAAGGCGTCCGCGCTGATGATCTCGCCGCCGGACCTCGTGCCGATCCCTCGCCAGGCGGCGATGTTGATCGTGTCCTTGCTGAACCGCACCGAGCCGTCGACCATGAGCAGGTTCACGCCGCCGGAGTGGTTGCTATTGGCCGTGGTCATGATTCTCGACGGCGGGAACATGCACGAGCGCGAGTTCGGCGGCCCCGAGTGCCAGTAGCTGGTCGTCGAGTGGTAGCCGTAAATCCAGGGGGCCCCGACGTTTGAGTAGCCCTGCATCGACAGGTTCTTCACGTCCGTGGCCCGGCAGAGGGCGACGGCCTCATCGGGGGTCGCCGGGTAGGTGCCGGGGCGGTAGGTGTCGAGCTTGTCGGTGGAGACCGTCTGGTCGAAGTCGCCCCGCAGGTGCTCGCTGAACGCGGCGGTGTTGCTCGTGCCGTCGATGACGTCGGCCATCCGGATCATCTGATCCGAGTAGAACATCCCGTTGGGGGCCGCGACCGTCTTGTTCACGCCGGTGGTGTCGCTGACGCCGTACCACATGGCGACGCTCGTCCCCTCATTGGACCGGTAGCTCGTGCCGCTGCCGTACGTCGCCGGGACCTTCGTGCTGGCGTCCGACGGGCAGACGAACGAGGCCACCGACGACGCCGTTGCCGTCGTGATCGCAGGATCGGTCCAGCCGACGGCGAAGTTCAGCGCATTCCCCAGGTTGCTCTGCTCGATGAACGGCAGCAGCCTGGCCAGCGGGGAGTACGACACGGCCTGCGGGATCGTCCGGCCCAGCGGGAAGGCCCCGATGGTGTCGTGATAGTTGTGCATCGCCAGCCCGAGCTGCTTCAGGTTGTTGGTGCACTGGATGCGCCTGGCCGACTCGCGGGCCGACTGCACGGCCGGAAGCAGCAGCGCGATGAGCACGGCGATGATGCTGATGACGACGAGAAGCTCGATCAGAGTGAACGCGCGGCGAACCGCCGCGGCATGAGTGCGCAAGGGACGGATCATGATGGATAAACCCCGACGGAAGGAATCGCTCGGATCGGAAAATCACCCGTTTGATGACGTGGCAGCGTCGTCCAACGCGTCGTCGAGACCGTGGCCGCTCGATCGATCCCGTCCGAGGGCCTGCGACGCAAGCAATGCGCAGCGGCTCGGGCCGGACGATTTCGGACGAGTCGGGTTCGGGTCGACGAGGGGGCGTCGCTCAGGCGTCGAGCGAACGGGCCCGGGGCGGTCGATCCGGCGATTCGGGGCGGAGGATCGGGGATCCGGCCGCGTCGTCCGCGGCGAGAAATCCGGTCTCGGGGGCCGCGCGGAGCATCGACGCCAGGGCGTCGACGCAGGCCCAATCGTTCAACTTAGGAGCCGCGGCGGCCTGGATCGGTGCGGCCGTCTCGGCCGGGGCCTTCGAGCAGTGGGGGCCCTGGCAAGGGGCCTGCCCGTCGCGCAAAATCTCCGCGACGTCGGCCCTCGCCCCCACCACGCCCCGCGTCGGGGCGTCCCCGCTCGTCAGCAAATCCGAAAAGATCGCGTCAGCGTGCAAGACCGCATGCCGGCCGCAGGACGAGGCCTGCGCCTGCGCGGAGAGTAGCGAGCACGCCATGAGAGAAACCAGGAAAACCCCGGTCCTCCGGACGTTGCATCGCCGCTGCCAACGGTAAGAGACCGTTGCTTCCACGTCGAATTGACTCTCGTGCGAGTAGTGCGGGAAGAGGTGAGATGCAAA
It encodes:
- a CDS encoding DUF1559 domain-containing protein, with amino-acid sequence MIRPLRTHAAAVRRAFTLIELLVVISIIAVLIALLLPAVQSARESARRIQCTNNLKQLGLAMHNYHDTIGAFPLGRTIPQAVSYSPLARLLPFIEQSNLGNALNFAVGWTDPAITTATASSVASFVCPSDASTKVPATYGSGTSYRSNEGTSVAMWYGVSDTTGVNKTVAAPNGMFYSDQMIRMADVIDGTSNTAAFSEHLRGDFDQTVSTDKLDTYRPGTYPATPDEAVALCRATDVKNLSMQGYSNVGAPWIYGYHSTTSYWHSGPPNSRSCMFPPSRIMTTANSNHSGGVNLLMVDGSVRFSKDTINIAAWRGIGTRSGGEIISADAF